The Heptranchias perlo isolate sHepPer1 chromosome 40, sHepPer1.hap1, whole genome shotgun sequence genome has a window encoding:
- the LOC137305537 gene encoding ferritin heavy chain, oocyte isoform-like, which produces MASQVCQNYHKECEDGVNKQINMELYSSYVYLSMSYYFDRDDVALRHFAKFLKEQSHEKREHAEKLMKFQNRRGGCIVFEDIKKPEQDEWSNGLEVMQRALQMEKDVNQSLLDLHKLSTERTDPHLCDFLESHYLDEQVKMIKKLGDHITNLKRLGAPENGMGVYLFDKLTLGEE; this is translated from the exons ATGGCCTCCCAAGTGTGTCAGAACTACCAtaaggagtgtgaggatggtgtcaacaagcagatcaatatggagctctattcctcctatgtttaccTCTCCATG tcctattactttgaccgggatgatgttgccctcCGTCACTTCGCCAAGTTTTTGAAGGAGCAGTCGCATGAGAAAcgggagcacgctgagaaactgATGAAATTCCAGAATCGACGTGGTGGCTGTATTGTCTTTGAGGATATCAAG aagccagagcaggatgagtggagcaatggcctggaggtgatgcagagagctctgcagatggagaaggatgtgaaccagagtctgctggatctgcacaaactgtccactgagaggacagaccctcat ttgtgtgacttcctggagagccactacttggatgaacaagtgaagatgatcaagaagcttggagatcacatcaccaacctgaagagactgggagcccctgagaatggcatgggagtgtacctgtttgacaagctcaCCCTGGGGGAGGAGTGA
- the LOC137305531 gene encoding ferritin heavy chain B-like translates to MASQVCQNYHKECEDGVNKQINMELYSSYVYLSMSYYFDRDDVALRHFAEFFKEQSHEEREHAEKLLKFQNQRGGRVILEDIKKPEQDEWSNGLEVMQRALQMEKDVNQSLLDLHKLSTERTDPHLCDFLETHYLDEQVKMIKKLGDHITNLKRLGAPENGMGVYLFDKLTLGESD, encoded by the exons atggcttcccaagtgtgtcagaactatcacaaggagtgtgaggatggtgtcaacaagcagatcaatatggagctctattcctcctatgtttatctcTCTATG tcctattactttgaccgggatgatgttgccctgcgtcactttgctgagttcttcaaggagcagtcacatgaggaacgggagcacgctgagaaactgctgaaattccagaatcagcgtggGGGCCGAGTCATCTTGGAGGACATCAAG aagccagagcaggatgagtggagcaatggtctggaggtgatgcagagagctctgcagatggagaaggatgtgaaccagagtctgctggatctccacaaactgtccactgagaggacagaccctcat ttgtgtgacttcctggagacccactacttggatgaacaagtgaagatgatcaagaagcttggagatcacatcaccaacctgaagagactgggagcccctgagaatggcatgggagtgtacctgtttgacaagctcaccctgggggagagtgattaa
- the LOC137305539 gene encoding ferritin heavy chain B-like: MASQVCQNYHKECEDGVNKQINMELYSSYVYLSMSYYFDRDDVALHHFAEFFKEQSHEEREHAEKLLKFQNQRGGRIILEDIKKPEQDEWSNGLEVMQRALQMEKDVNQSLLDLHKLSTERTDPHLCDFLETHYLDEQVKMIKKLGDHITNLKRLGAPENGMGVYLFDKLTLGESD; the protein is encoded by the exons atggcttcccaagtgtgtcagaactatcacaaggagtgtgaggatggtgtcaacaagcagatcaatatggagctctattcctcctatgtttatcttTCTATG tcctattactttgaccgggatgatgttgccctgcaTCACTTTGCcgagttcttcaaggagcagtcacatgaggaacgggagcacgctgagaaactgctgaaattccagaatcagcgtggaGGCCGAATCATCTTGGAGGACATCAAG aagccagagcaggatgagtggagcaatggtctggaggtgatgcagagagctctgcagatggagaaggatgtgaaccagagtctgctggatctgcacaaactgtccactgagaggacagaccctcat ttgtgtgacttcctggagacccactacttggatgaacaagtgaagatgatcaagaagcttggagatcacatcaccaacctgaagagactgggagcccctgagaatggcatgggagtgtacctgtttgacaagctcaccctgggggagagtgattaa